From Phragmites australis chromosome 5, lpPhrAust1.1, whole genome shotgun sequence, a single genomic window includes:
- the LOC133918025 gene encoding uncharacterized protein LOC133918025 translates to MENHLLSFPIASSSWSSSTMSKSDSEKDLTMSESDSEEEEDDEMMMLEDSKLRRYENKSFPLFNALDLLYEGKHCFTSSKPQHAGSKRSGGTEKTLLDFTKKRPWDAAINVGAHDGEESIYRTRMDDLSMQDLESESLQSQGQEKQSLQDLEIEQHVHGKGRNKRAFHQRMEDFGGKGAEMEDDHDEPIDLSDEDDHATSRSGTAGSNRGRMKKNSNTKSVPPIEETMSEFLSFRKEQASAKRHSKGNKESKKEITRLQDA, encoded by the exons ATGGAAAATCATTTGCTTTCTTTTCCCATTGCTAGTAGTAGCTGGAGCAGCAGTACAATGTCTAAATCTGATTCTGAGAAAGATCTTACAATGTCTGAATCTGAttctgaggaagaagaagatgatgaaatgATGATGCTT GAGGATTCAAAGTTGAGGAGGTATGAAAACAAAAGCTTCCCATTGTTTAATGCACTGGACCTGTTATATGAAG GAAAGCATTGCTTCACTTCTAGTAAACCTCAGCATGCTGGAAGTAAACGGTCCGGAGGCACAGAAAAGACGCTCTTAGATTTCACTAAGAAACGTCCATGGGACGCTGCAATCAATGTAGGAGCTCATGATGGTGAAGAATCGATTTATCGAACAAGAATGGATGACTTGAGTATGCAAGATTTGGAGAGTGAGTCTTTACAATCTCAAGGGCAAGAGAAACAATCTctgcaagatttggagattgAGCAGCATGTACATGGTAAAGGACGTAACAAAAGGGCCTTTCATCAAAGGATGGAAGACTTTGGAGGGAAAGGTGCAGAGATGGAAGATGACCATGATGAACCCATTGATCTTTCAGATGAAGATGACCATGCTACTTCAAGATCTGGGACTGCTGGATCAAATAGAGGAAGAATGAAGAAAAATTCTAATACAAAGTCAGTGCCACCTATTGAAGAAACAATGTCAGAATTTCTGAGTTTCAGGAAAGAGCAAGCTAGTGCCAAAAGACATAGTAAAGGCAACAAAGAGAGCAAGAAAGAGATCACTCGATTACAAGATGCTTAG